In one Leptospira mayottensis 200901116 genomic region, the following are encoded:
- a CDS encoding helix-turn-helix domain-containing protein, with protein MLNTNTLFDIIFSEINLFYAHAAGVGTGIVMAITKLYAGRRDEFSKAYGTILLSVSIFLMTNNKVIFPQETDPRLTKDPMFLGAYFGLVLYASAAVLICIMFILDGLENPWYYCKRLTAIIPITMVGVFFLSGTIYICLCDSATILITLYASGWAIFKIHSSKKANVFFNFPFITLVITSSLILDLVGTLTSSTKMLMFSELIPGFMIAYITLIERFFPVLFSKAYGDNKAPADNQAFSDFPMDNNLIESEEDQAESTRNILEGVELDKIEERINSFLQVRGYADEELRLPDFASYLGLSTHQASYYLNKHMSMKFADFLNMNRIEDVKRNLRDKSHMNLLQVALECGFNSASSFHRACVKFTGKSPREFRKQLINSQN; from the coding sequence ATGTTAAATACAAATACCTTATTCGATATCATATTCTCAGAAATTAATTTATTTTACGCTCACGCAGCCGGGGTCGGAACGGGAATCGTAATGGCTATCACCAAACTCTACGCCGGGAGAAGGGACGAATTCAGCAAAGCATATGGTACAATTCTTTTGAGTGTAAGCATCTTCCTGATGACTAACAATAAAGTAATTTTTCCGCAAGAAACCGATCCAAGATTGACGAAAGACCCCATGTTTCTAGGAGCTTACTTCGGTTTAGTTCTTTATGCCTCGGCTGCGGTTTTAATTTGTATAATGTTCATTCTTGATGGTTTGGAGAATCCTTGGTATTACTGCAAAAGACTGACCGCCATCATCCCAATTACAATGGTAGGTGTGTTTTTTTTATCGGGTACGATTTACATTTGTCTTTGTGATTCGGCAACAATTCTAATTACACTTTACGCATCCGGATGGGCCATCTTCAAAATTCATTCTTCCAAAAAAGCAAATGTATTTTTTAACTTTCCGTTTATCACACTCGTTATCACTTCTTCATTGATTTTGGATTTGGTCGGAACCTTGACGAGTTCTACAAAAATGCTTATGTTCTCAGAACTCATTCCCGGGTTTATGATTGCTTATATTACCTTAATCGAACGTTTCTTCCCTGTTCTTTTCAGTAAAGCTTACGGTGATAATAAAGCACCCGCAGATAACCAAGCCTTTTCGGATTTTCCGATGGATAATAATTTAATCGAATCCGAAGAGGATCAGGCAGAATCTACTAGAAATATTTTGGAAGGTGTGGAATTAGATAAGATCGAAGAAAGAATCAATTCCTTTCTCCAAGTGAGAGGTTACGCGGATGAAGAACTTCGTTTGCCGGATTTTGCTTCTTATCTCGGACTTTCCACACACCAAGCCTCTTATTATCTCAATAAACACATGTCCATGAAATTCGCGGATTTTTTGAACATGAATCGGATCGAGGATGTAAAACGGAACCTTCGCGATAAGTCACACATGAACTTATTACAAGTTGCGTTAGAATGCGGTTTTAATTCGGCATCTTCGTTTCACAGAGCTTGTGTAAAATTTACAGGAAAATCTCCGAGAGAATTCAGAAAACAACTCATCAATTCCCAAAATTAA
- a CDS encoding AraC family transcriptional regulator, translated as MNILDSMLNKEILLSLIRFGAGFALVLGIGSWIRAKKQIDYLISSVLILTAIFQFVDEFSLNMISQTWLRKSLFLIDIVALAASGTLVFLISTMSFKKYSKLPLIYYSNLLGPFILSLPILTFYEQEGSKELQFFLFAADLYVFVYFVIAIANVFIDKKYESSTVNFRKILILVVLISLCIPLEILGIMFENKSLILLSSVHTTFTVIFYYFLTLIHPNLLDFFFLEPGKNFVKRSLLHDVDINALEKKLVHIIKEERIYLDEDIRLPDVSEELGISVHQLSFFLNNHLGMNFNNYINRFRVEEAKSMLINDPSRSVVSVGIAVGFNSNSSFYKAFLKETGMSPKQFRETQTKVIHFQSSPTTDVPSETKLYL; from the coding sequence ATGAATATTTTAGATTCGATGCTAAATAAAGAAATCTTATTGAGTTTAATAAGATTTGGAGCCGGCTTTGCTTTAGTTTTAGGAATTGGAAGTTGGATTCGGGCAAAAAAACAAATAGATTATCTGATTTCATCAGTCTTAATTCTTACCGCGATTTTTCAGTTTGTGGACGAATTCAGCTTGAATATGATCTCCCAAACTTGGTTACGAAAATCTCTCTTTTTAATTGATATCGTAGCTTTAGCCGCCAGTGGAACTCTTGTATTTTTAATTTCAACGATGAGTTTCAAAAAGTATTCGAAACTTCCTTTGATTTATTACTCAAATCTTTTAGGTCCGTTTATCCTTAGTCTTCCGATCCTTACTTTTTACGAACAAGAAGGTAGTAAAGAACTCCAATTTTTTCTTTTTGCAGCGGATTTATACGTTTTCGTTTACTTTGTAATTGCAATTGCAAACGTCTTTATCGACAAGAAATACGAATCTTCCACGGTCAACTTTAGAAAGATTCTTATCTTAGTCGTTTTGATATCCCTATGTATTCCCCTGGAAATCCTCGGAATTATGTTTGAAAATAAATCCTTAATACTTCTTTCCAGCGTACATACAACATTTACGGTTATTTTTTATTATTTCCTTACCTTAATTCATCCCAATTTACTGGATTTTTTCTTCTTAGAACCCGGAAAAAACTTCGTTAAACGTTCTCTTCTACATGACGTGGACATCAACGCTCTTGAAAAAAAACTGGTCCACATCATTAAAGAGGAAAGAATTTACTTGGACGAAGACATTCGCCTCCCAGATGTTTCCGAAGAACTTGGAATCTCCGTACACCAACTTTCTTTCTTCTTGAATAATCATCTTGGCATGAATTTTAACAATTACATCAATCGATTTCGCGTCGAGGAAGCAAAATCAATGCTCATCAATGACCCGTCTCGCTCCGTCGTTTCCGTTGGAATCGCGGTCGGTTTCAATTCGAATTCCTCTTTTTATAAGGCCTTTCTTAAAGAGACCGGAATGTCTCCGAAACAATTCCGAGAAACTCAAACAAAGGTGATTCACTTCCAATCTTCGCCGACGACAGATGTTCCTTCAGAAACCAAACTTTATCTATGA
- a CDS encoding EAL domain-containing protein, producing MISEYSDLFIENKIHSPDIFSYSLYNFEGKQLYSEPSYNSLLNSDLKLKKAVERFIDYGNRHSNVSGLRRFKNDRSIQFMVRSENDRIYKVDFEINPKGSYILVHIESTARNLSYSEKHKIQRFRSLKHDLVRTLKLEKTYFYLVNIEIYNHPFLHKYETQIYEAVFLDLHAEFLTITNNQNVGFRISTNQIFFAYQINKPDVDINWIPSSLISYMKNTIQIENYEFHLKLSIGGFHTSETDTSPLNILKGLKTNLRKVIDSPFSRYATQNQNDSSNLIATYLSLRNSVHKKELLLYYQPIVNSETKNLHSLEALSRWNHSVKGMISPDIFIPLAEESGLISSIGAWVIQNALLDLSQIQKNESLSSNSLISINISPFQLKNPEFADNLISYFSKLNLFPNSVVLEITESRYEETALIIEQMAILKRFGFQIAIDDFGIGNSNFSRIEKIECDYVKLDKSLVIGVDANQSKRSILKAISQVLLSLGKQTVFEGIESAELESIAIDYGANFLQGFHYGKPTQITDLSSFQL from the coding sequence ATGATTTCTGAATACAGCGATCTTTTTATTGAAAATAAAATTCATTCACCGGATATATTTAGTTATTCGCTGTATAATTTTGAAGGGAAACAACTCTATTCAGAACCGAGCTACAATTCCTTATTGAATTCGGATTTAAAGCTCAAGAAGGCGGTCGAAAGATTTATCGATTATGGCAATAGGCACTCGAATGTTTCAGGGCTTCGAAGATTTAAAAATGATAGAAGCATTCAATTTATGGTTCGATCGGAGAATGACCGGATTTACAAAGTCGATTTTGAAATCAATCCAAAGGGTAGCTATATACTTGTACATATCGAATCTACTGCAAGGAATTTATCCTATTCTGAAAAACACAAAATTCAAAGATTTCGTTCTTTAAAACACGATTTAGTTCGTACTTTAAAACTGGAAAAAACATATTTCTATCTCGTTAATATTGAAATTTACAATCATCCATTCCTTCATAAATACGAAACTCAGATTTACGAAGCTGTTTTCTTGGATTTACATGCTGAATTTTTAACTATCACGAATAACCAAAACGTCGGTTTTCGTATTTCCACAAATCAGATTTTTTTTGCATATCAAATCAACAAGCCAGATGTGGACATCAATTGGATCCCTTCGAGTTTGATTTCTTATATGAAGAATACGATCCAGATTGAAAATTACGAGTTTCATTTGAAGCTTTCTATCGGAGGATTTCATACTTCCGAAACGGATACCAGTCCTCTCAATATTCTCAAGGGTTTAAAAACGAATCTTAGAAAAGTGATCGACTCTCCTTTTAGTCGGTATGCGACCCAGAATCAAAATGACTCTTCCAATTTGATTGCAACGTATTTATCTCTCAGAAACTCGGTGCATAAAAAAGAACTTCTTCTATATTATCAGCCGATTGTGAATTCGGAAACCAAAAATCTACATTCCTTAGAAGCACTTTCACGTTGGAATCATTCCGTTAAAGGGATGATTAGTCCGGATATTTTTATTCCTTTAGCGGAAGAATCGGGTTTGATCAGTTCGATTGGGGCTTGGGTGATTCAAAATGCACTTTTAGATTTATCTCAAATTCAAAAAAATGAATCTTTATCTTCCAATTCTTTAATTTCAATCAATATATCGCCATTTCAGTTGAAAAATCCTGAATTTGCGGACAACTTAATTTCTTACTTTTCGAAATTGAATCTCTTTCCGAATTCTGTTGTTCTTGAAATAACGGAAAGTCGTTATGAAGAAACAGCTTTGATCATCGAACAAATGGCAATTTTAAAACGTTTTGGTTTTCAAATCGCGATCGATGATTTTGGAATAGGAAACTCTAATTTTTCCAGGATTGAAAAAATCGAATGTGATTACGTAAAATTAGACAAAAGTTTAGTCATCGGTGTCGATGCCAATCAAAGTAAGAGAAGCATTTTGAAGGCGATTTCTCAAGTTCTTTTATCCCTTGGAAAACAAACGGTTTTTGAAGGGATTGAAAGTGCGGAGCTAGAGAGTATTGCAATCGATTATGGGGCAAACTTTTTGCAAGGATTTCACTATGGAAAACCGACTCAAATTACGGATCTTTCTTCCTTTCAGTTATAG